Proteins from one Hydrogenivirga caldilitoris genomic window:
- the rplW gene encoding 50S ribosomal protein L23 has translation MSQRRPYEIIIRPVITEKSNRLMEDYNKYAFEVSLDASKSEIRNAIQELFGVKVKKVNTLIVKPKKKRVMGRFRQYGTTKKWKKAIVTLEPGESIDLLNFAG, from the coding sequence ATGAGTCAGAGGAGACCTTATGAGATCATTATCAGACCTGTTATAACAGAGAAGAGCAACAGGCTTATGGAGGATTACAACAAATACGCCTTTGAGGTTTCATTGGACGCTTCTAAGTCGGAGATAAGGAACGCCATACAGGAACTTTTCGGAGTCAAAGTGAAGAAGGTGAACACACTTATAGTCAAGCCAAAAAAGAAAAGGGTTATGGGAAGGTTCAGACAGTACGGGACCACAAAGAAGTGGAAGAAGGCTATAGTTACCCTTGAACCGGGTGAAAGCATTGACCTTCTTAATTTTGCAGGTTAA
- the rpmC gene encoding 50S ribosomal protein L29 has protein sequence MKAAELRKLKKEELEKKVDELKTELLRLKFQQKISGLDNPMAIKNLRREIARALTIIREKELRGE, from the coding sequence ATGAAGGCAGCGGAGCTTAGGAAATTGAAGAAGGAAGAGCTTGAGAAGAAGGTTGACGAGTTAAAGACAGAGCTTCTCAGGTTGAAATTTCAGCAGAAGATCTCCGGACTTGACAACCCCATGGCTATAAAGAACCTCAGAAGAGAGATAGCCAGGGCTCTTACCATTATTAGAGAAAAGGAATTAAGGGGTGAGTAA
- the rplV gene encoding 50S ribosomal protein L22: MGQLKIKDKSQREGYRQGEAIAILRYARVSPLKARLVLSQIHGKSVGEALYLLKVLPKKGARIIENVLKSAIANAEQKGLDLDRLYVKKAVADRGPMFRKWLPRAHGRATMLRKRLSHITIVLAEKQEEQED, translated from the coding sequence ATGGGACAGCTGAAGATAAAGGATAAGAGTCAGAGAGAAGGTTACAGGCAGGGTGAAGCTATAGCCATACTTAGATACGCCAGGGTTTCACCTCTAAAGGCAAGGCTTGTTCTGAGTCAGATTCATGGGAAAAGTGTGGGTGAGGCTCTCTACCTTTTGAAGGTCCTTCCTAAGAAAGGTGCCCGTATAATTGAGAATGTTCTAAAGAGCGCCATAGCCAATGCTGAACAGAAAGGGCTTGACCTTGACAGACTTTACGTTAAGAAGGCGGTTGCCGATAGGGGACCTATGTTTAGAAAGTGGCTCCCCAGAGCCCATGGAAGGGCTACAATGCTCAGAAAGAGGCTTTCTCATATAACTATAGTACTTGCCGAAAAGCAGGAAGAGCAGGAGGACTGA
- a CDS encoding bifunctional 3,4-dihydroxy-2-butanone-4-phosphate synthase/GTP cyclohydrolase II, which produces MSASEFKFNTIEEAVKDIREGKMVIVVDDPDRENEGDLVMAAERVTPEAINFMAKHGRGLICLSLPPERCEELDLYPMAHRNTDPKGTYFCVSIDAHPKHGTTTGISAHDRAKTIKLAISPEAGPSDFIRPGHVFPLKARPGGVLERAGHTEASVDLARLAGLYPAGVICEIMKEDGTMARLPDLVEFAREHDLKIITIADLIRYRLKKEKLVEKVASAHLPTPWGTFNIHAYRHKLTGEEQVALTMGDWDEEEPVLVRVHSECLTGDVFRSMRCDCRPQLERALEMIAKEGKGVLVYILGHEGRGIGIANKIKAYELQEKGYDTVEANERLGYPPDLRDYGVGVQILLDLGVRKMRLMTNNPRKIVALEGFGLEIVERVPIKIDPNPYNRVYLSTKKDKLGHMF; this is translated from the coding sequence ATGAGTGCAAGCGAGTTTAAGTTCAACACCATTGAGGAGGCTGTAAAGGATATAAGAGAAGGGAAGATGGTCATAGTGGTTGATGACCCTGATCGGGAGAATGAAGGTGACCTTGTGATGGCGGCCGAGAGGGTGACCCCCGAAGCTATAAACTTCATGGCTAAGCATGGAAGGGGCTTAATATGTTTATCCTTGCCTCCTGAGAGATGTGAAGAGCTTGACCTTTATCCGATGGCCCACAGAAACACAGACCCTAAAGGAACGTATTTCTGTGTATCTATAGATGCGCACCCTAAACACGGAACAACCACGGGTATATCTGCCCATGACAGAGCTAAAACTATAAAGTTAGCAATAAGCCCCGAAGCTGGACCATCAGACTTTATAAGACCTGGACATGTTTTTCCCCTGAAAGCCAGACCAGGTGGAGTCCTTGAAAGGGCAGGGCACACGGAGGCTTCCGTAGACCTTGCAAGGCTTGCAGGGCTTTACCCTGCAGGAGTTATATGTGAAATAATGAAGGAAGACGGGACTATGGCAAGACTTCCAGACCTTGTAGAGTTTGCCAGAGAGCACGACCTTAAGATAATAACTATTGCAGACCTTATAAGGTACAGGCTTAAAAAGGAAAAGCTCGTTGAAAAAGTGGCAAGTGCCCATCTTCCCACACCTTGGGGAACTTTCAACATACACGCATACAGACACAAACTTACCGGGGAAGAACAGGTGGCTCTGACCATGGGAGATTGGGACGAGGAGGAGCCGGTTCTGGTCAGGGTTCACTCCGAATGCCTTACCGGCGACGTCTTTCGTTCCATGAGGTGCGACTGCAGACCGCAGCTGGAAAGAGCGCTTGAAATGATCGCCAAGGAGGGTAAGGGTGTTCTTGTGTATATACTCGGACATGAGGGTAGAGGCATAGGCATAGCTAACAAGATAAAAGCTTACGAGCTCCAGGAGAAAGGTTACGATACCGTAGAAGCCAACGAGAGGCTTGGCTATCCGCCAGACCTTAGAGACTACGGTGTTGGAGTTCAGATACTCCTTGACCTTGGAGTCAGGAAGATGAGGCTTATGACAAACAACCCAAGGAAGATAGTAGCTCTTGAAGGTTTCGGACTTGAGATAGTGGAGAGGGTCCCAATAAAGATAGACCCTAACCCTTACAACAGGGTATACCTTAGCACTAAGAAAGACAAACTGGGACATATGTTTTAA
- a CDS encoding GGDEF domain-containing protein, whose amino-acid sequence MENRDREGQEALKEFEGLFEVVAVRDEAQIVREFGRGLTFLKFSPILERAFQNYYLSKYAWQSRIAIIMGILLYASFGLLDAIVFPDLKSYFWFIRFGVVIPLGFLFLFFTFKVHDEAKIELLHSFVVIAGGLGIVAMIYLASTGKSYLYYPGLMLVIFYAFTLSALRFYYASAVALTITFTYPFVDLFILNTPKDQLLTNMFFLGSATILGMPVSYLLERHSRRDFLLTMLLAFEKRRTEELNVKLKDMSYIDGLTGVANRLRFEEFFRKEWARAKRAKRPISLLMLDIDFFKNYNDLLGHLEGDECLQMVAGAIGKHIRSDIDLVARYGGEEFVVVLPETNLRDALKVAERIRKDIENLAIAHPGSKVSKFVTVSIGVACLVPTNNLKKEALIRMADKALYRAKEKGRNRVEYYSSEDFNSKFTTSG is encoded by the coding sequence ATGGAAAACAGGGATAGAGAGGGTCAAGAGGCTCTCAAGGAATTTGAAGGTCTATTTGAAGTAGTTGCAGTTAGGGATGAAGCCCAGATAGTCCGGGAATTTGGGAGGGGTTTAACCTTTTTAAAATTCTCTCCTATACTTGAGAGAGCCTTTCAGAATTACTACCTTTCCAAATACGCCTGGCAGTCCAGGATAGCGATAATCATGGGTATACTCCTTTACGCTTCCTTCGGTCTCCTTGATGCCATAGTGTTTCCAGACCTGAAGTCTTACTTCTGGTTCATTCGCTTTGGAGTTGTTATACCCTTAGGCTTTCTGTTTCTGTTTTTCACCTTTAAGGTCCACGATGAAGCAAAGATAGAGCTTTTGCACTCCTTTGTGGTGATAGCAGGAGGGCTTGGCATAGTTGCCATGATATATCTGGCTTCAACAGGCAAATCCTACCTCTACTATCCAGGGCTCATGCTGGTGATATTCTATGCCTTTACCCTTTCAGCCCTAAGGTTTTACTATGCCTCCGCTGTAGCACTCACGATAACCTTCACCTACCCTTTTGTTGACCTTTTTATTCTCAACACCCCAAAGGACCAGCTTCTTACAAATATGTTCTTTCTGGGCTCTGCTACCATACTGGGCATGCCCGTAAGCTACCTTTTGGAGAGACATAGCAGAAGGGACTTTCTCCTGACGATGCTCCTTGCCTTTGAGAAGAGAAGAACGGAGGAGTTAAACGTAAAACTTAAGGACATGTCCTATATTGACGGGCTTACGGGCGTAGCGAATCGTCTTCGCTTTGAAGAGTTCTTCCGTAAGGAGTGGGCAAGGGCAAAAAGGGCTAAGAGACCAATATCTCTTCTCATGCTGGATATTGATTTCTTTAAGAACTACAATGACCTGCTCGGACATCTGGAGGGGGACGAATGCCTTCAGATGGTTGCCGGTGCTATCGGTAAACACATAAGGTCTGATATAGACCTGGTTGCAAGGTATGGAGGGGAGGAGTTTGTGGTTGTCCTTCCAGAAACAAACCTCAGGGATGCGCTGAAGGTAGCTGAGAGAATTAGAAAGGACATAGAGAACCTGGCGATAGCTCACCCAGGCTCAAAGGTTTCCAAGTTCGTTACGGTTAGTATAGGCGTAGCCTGCTTAGTACCAACCAACAACCTTAAGAAAGAAGCCCTGATAAGGATGGCGGATAAAGCCCTCTACAGGGCAAAGGAGAAGGGCAGAAACAGAGTTGAGTACTACTCTTCTGAGGACTTCAACAGTAAATTTACCACCTCAGGATGA
- the rplD gene encoding 50S ribosomal protein L4 — protein MKIGKIEVKDEVFNVRVKKHVLWEVVKWQLSSRRQGTHSTKTRGELGYSGRKLLPQKGTGNARHGDRGANILVGGGVAHGPKPRDYSYSLPKKVKKLALKMALSDKAQNKSILIVDTIELGDVPKTKNALEFLKKNKIDSEKVLIVTPQKDEVIYKSFRNLPNAKVLPVEGLNVYDILWSDKLVIHKDALEGIYKRVEA, from the coding sequence ATGAAGATAGGAAAGATAGAGGTCAAGGATGAGGTTTTCAACGTCAGGGTGAAGAAACACGTACTCTGGGAAGTTGTGAAGTGGCAACTTTCCTCAAGAAGACAGGGAACACACTCCACCAAAACCAGGGGTGAATTAGGCTACAGCGGTAGAAAGTTGTTACCCCAGAAAGGTACAGGCAACGCCCGTCACGGGGATAGAGGGGCGAACATACTTGTTGGTGGAGGTGTAGCCCACGGACCCAAGCCCAGAGACTACTCCTACTCCCTTCCCAAGAAGGTTAAGAAGCTGGCGCTGAAGATGGCTCTCTCGGATAAGGCTCAGAATAAGAGTATCCTTATAGTTGATACTATAGAGCTTGGAGATGTACCCAAAACCAAGAATGCCCTGGAATTTCTCAAGAAGAACAAGATTGATTCCGAAAAGGTTCTCATAGTTACACCTCAGAAAGATGAAGTTATTTATAAGTCCTTCAGAAACTTGCCAAACGCTAAAGTCCTTCCCGTTGAAGGGCTTAATGTGTACGATATCTTGTGGAGTGATAAACTTGTGATACACAAGGATGCGCTTGAAGGAATCTATAAGAGGGTTGAAGCATGA
- the metG gene encoding methionine--tRNA ligase subunit beta — MEEKNYVGIEDFLKLDLRLAKVLEAEKVEGSDKLIKLRLSLGNEERTVVAGIAKFYSPEELVGKKILVVANLKPRKIFGIESQGMILALSNGDKMSLIVPDRDIEEGAKAG, encoded by the coding sequence ATGGAAGAAAAGAATTACGTGGGAATTGAAGACTTCCTGAAGTTGGACCTTAGACTCGCCAAGGTTCTTGAAGCTGAAAAGGTAGAGGGTTCGGACAAGCTCATAAAGCTGAGACTTTCCCTTGGAAACGAAGAGAGGACCGTGGTTGCAGGCATAGCAAAGTTTTACTCACCTGAGGAACTTGTAGGCAAGAAGATACTTGTAGTAGCAAACCTAAAGCCCAGGAAGATATTCGGTATAGAATCCCAGGGAATGATCCTCGCCCTATCCAACGGAGACAAGATGTCTCTCATAGTCCCGGACAGGGACATTGAAGAGGGTGCAAAGGCGGGTTAA
- a CDS encoding ankyrin repeat domain-containing protein, with protein sequence MFLIIFILSVGLSFSTDLFKTAEGGNLETLRKLVNSSNVNMKNHEGESLLHVAAEAGHTDIVKFLLEQGADVNARDNYKATPLHFAANNGHYEIVLSLLEHGAKVNARNLNGWTPLHLASRNGHLKIVKLLLERGAKVNVRNGAGLTPLHVAAMNGHKEVVELLLKAGADVKSKDNAGLTALDFAKDYGHPEVVNLLLKSSEE encoded by the coding sequence ATGTTCCTGATTATCTTTATCCTGTCCGTGGGTTTATCCTTCTCCACAGATCTCTTTAAGACCGCCGAAGGCGGTAACTTGGAGACTCTAAGAAAGTTAGTAAACAGCAGCAATGTGAACATGAAGAACCATGAAGGGGAAAGCCTGCTACATGTGGCAGCGGAGGCAGGACACACAGATATTGTCAAGTTCCTTCTTGAGCAGGGAGCAGATGTGAACGCAAGGGACAACTACAAGGCAACACCCCTTCATTTTGCAGCCAACAACGGACATTATGAAATAGTCCTGTCTCTTCTTGAACACGGGGCTAAGGTAAACGCACGAAACCTAAATGGGTGGACACCGCTTCACTTGGCTTCCCGCAATGGACACCTTAAAATCGTTAAACTGCTTCTTGAAAGGGGCGCAAAGGTCAACGTACGAAACGGGGCAGGTCTCACACCTCTGCACGTAGCCGCCATGAACGGGCACAAAGAGGTAGTTGAACTCCTTTTGAAAGCCGGTGCGGATGTGAAATCTAAGGACAACGCTGGACTCACCGCTTTGGATTTCGCTAAGGATTACGGTCATCCTGAGGTGGTAAATTTACTGTTGAAGTCCTCAGAAGAGTAG
- the rpsQ gene encoding 30S ribosomal protein S17, which translates to MAEKNWNDKRKHLVGTVVSDKMDKTVVVKVDRKVPHPLYGKHIIRSKKYHAHDEKNECKVGDVVEIRETRPLSKTKRWVVVRVLQRAIKEEEALTQQS; encoded by the coding sequence ATGGCTGAGAAGAACTGGAACGATAAAAGAAAACACCTTGTTGGAACAGTTGTATCCGATAAGATGGACAAGACAGTTGTGGTAAAGGTGGACAGAAAAGTTCCCCACCCGCTTTACGGAAAGCACATAATAAGGAGTAAAAAGTACCATGCCCACGACGAAAAAAACGAGTGCAAAGTGGGAGACGTAGTAGAAATCAGGGAGACGAGACCTCTCTCCAAGACAAAGAGGTGGGTTGTTGTAAGGGTTCTTCAAAGAGCTATAAAGGAGGAGGAAGCTCTTACCCAACAGTCCTAA
- the rplP gene encoding 50S ribosomal protein L16 — translation MFLQPKKTKYRKQQRRTLKGKSLRGNRIAFGEYGIQALDRAWITQRQIEAVRVALVRALRKGAKVWIRIFPDKPYTKKPNEVRMGGGKGDPEGFVAVVKPGRIMFEFGGVPEDVAEEAFRLASAKLPIKTRLVKAGGFTV, via the coding sequence ATGTTTCTCCAGCCAAAGAAGACTAAGTACAGAAAACAGCAAAGGAGGACATTAAAGGGTAAATCTCTCAGAGGGAACAGGATAGCTTTTGGTGAGTATGGCATACAGGCGCTTGACAGGGCTTGGATAACCCAGAGACAGATAGAGGCAGTTAGGGTTGCCCTGGTTAGAGCCCTCAGAAAGGGTGCCAAGGTGTGGATAAGGATATTCCCTGATAAGCCATATACGAAGAAACCTAACGAAGTCAGGATGGGTGGAGGAAAAGGTGACCCTGAAGGTTTTGTAGCGGTGGTAAAGCCGGGCAGGATCATGTTTGAGTTCGGTGGCGTCCCGGAGGATGTAGCTGAGGAGGCTTTCAGGCTTGCCTCTGCGAAATTACCTATAAAGACGAGGCTTGTTAAGGCTGGAGGATTCACAGTATGA
- the rpsS gene encoding 30S ribosomal protein S19 encodes MVNKKAWVHPKLWKKIKQMNETGDRKVIKTYSRSTTIIPEFVGHTIAVHNGKTFVPVYITQEMVGHKLGEFAPTRTFRGHPEKSAKVVKKK; translated from the coding sequence CTGGTCAATAAGAAAGCCTGGGTTCATCCCAAGCTTTGGAAGAAAATCAAGCAGATGAATGAGACAGGCGACAGAAAAGTCATAAAAACCTATTCCCGTTCAACAACCATAATTCCGGAGTTTGTGGGGCACACTATAGCGGTGCACAACGGAAAGACATTCGTTCCGGTTTACATAACTCAGGAAATGGTGGGACATAAACTCGGTGAGTTTGCCCCGACGAGAACTTTTAGGGGCCACCCTGAAAAGAGTGCAAAGGTGGTCAAGAAGAAGTGA
- the rplB gene encoding 50S ribosomal protein L2: MGVRKLKPVTNGARHAVVYDFSEITKREPEKSLVVWWHRAKGRSRQQGKITSRHRGGGHKKLYRIIDFKRDKSLVPARVAAIEYDPFRSARIALLHYADGEKRYILWPEGLKVGDTVMSINYEDASAGKNLPEIKPGNAMPLKFIPVGTIVHNIELKPGKGGQLVKAAGTEAQILGRSGSYVQVRLPSGEMRLVHERCMATIGKVGLAEHELVKLGKAGRTRWLGWRPHVRGTAMNPVDHPHGGGEGRTRGKHPESPWGWKTKGYKTRRGRKYSDRFIITRRDGRPL, encoded by the coding sequence ATGGGTGTTAGGAAGTTAAAACCGGTCACAAATGGAGCTAGGCATGCGGTTGTTTACGATTTTTCTGAGATAACAAAAAGGGAACCCGAAAAATCCCTCGTGGTATGGTGGCATAGGGCTAAGGGAAGGTCACGCCAACAGGGTAAGATAACCTCTAGGCATAGAGGTGGAGGGCATAAGAAACTCTACAGGATAATAGACTTCAAACGGGATAAGAGTCTCGTTCCTGCAAGGGTGGCTGCGATAGAGTACGACCCGTTCAGGAGTGCCAGGATAGCTCTCCTTCACTACGCGGACGGTGAGAAGAGGTACATCCTCTGGCCAGAAGGTCTTAAGGTAGGAGACACCGTTATGTCCATAAATTATGAGGATGCCTCTGCTGGTAAAAACCTTCCTGAGATTAAGCCTGGTAACGCTATGCCTTTAAAATTCATACCGGTAGGAACAATAGTACACAACATAGAGCTCAAGCCTGGTAAGGGTGGTCAGCTTGTGAAGGCTGCTGGTACAGAAGCTCAGATACTGGGTAGAAGCGGGAGTTACGTTCAGGTAAGACTCCCTTCTGGAGAGATGAGACTCGTTCATGAGAGGTGCATGGCAACGATAGGAAAGGTTGGCCTCGCTGAGCATGAACTTGTTAAGCTTGGAAAAGCTGGTAGGACAAGGTGGCTGGGGTGGAGACCCCATGTTAGAGGTACGGCTATGAACCCTGTTGACCATCCTCACGGAGGTGGTGAGGGTAGAACCAGAGGTAAACATCCTGAGTCTCCATGGGGATGGAAGACCAAAGGGTACAAGACAAGGAGAGGTCGTAAGTATTCTGATAGGTTCATAATTACACGTAGAGATGGGAGGCCGCTCTAA
- the rpsC gene encoding 30S ribosomal protein S3, whose product MGQKTHPIGFRLGITKSWDSKWYAPKKEYAQTLHEDLKIKEYIKERYKIAGISNIEIERIVDKLKIRIHAARPAIIIGRKGQEVELLKKTIESMVPGKEVTINVAEVRVPELDAQLVAEDIALQIERRVSHRRAMKRAIDNTLKAGAKGVKIQVKGRIGGAELARKEWFLVGRMPLQTLRADIDYGFATAYTKYGILSVKVWIYKGDVLKGGKEEVLRKIEEDLAKVPQEVG is encoded by the coding sequence ATGGGACAGAAGACACATCCGATAGGCTTTAGGCTCGGTATAACTAAGAGCTGGGACTCAAAGTGGTACGCTCCCAAGAAGGAGTACGCTCAGACTCTCCATGAAGACCTGAAGATAAAGGAATACATAAAGGAGAGGTACAAGATAGCTGGGATATCCAACATTGAAATTGAAAGGATAGTGGACAAGCTCAAGATAAGGATTCACGCTGCGAGACCTGCAATAATAATAGGTAGGAAGGGACAGGAAGTTGAACTTCTTAAGAAAACTATAGAAAGTATGGTTCCTGGTAAAGAGGTGACTATAAACGTTGCTGAGGTGAGGGTCCCTGAGCTGGACGCCCAGCTTGTTGCCGAAGATATAGCCCTTCAGATTGAGAGAAGGGTATCCCACAGAAGAGCCATGAAGAGAGCCATAGACAATACCCTCAAGGCAGGTGCAAAAGGTGTAAAGATTCAGGTAAAGGGAAGGATAGGCGGTGCAGAGCTTGCCAGAAAAGAATGGTTCCTCGTTGGCAGGATGCCTTTACAAACCCTGAGGGCGGATATAGATTACGGATTTGCGACAGCTTACACGAAATACGGTATACTCAGCGTCAAGGTGTGGATATACAAGGGTGATGTCCTTAAGGGTGGAAAGGAAGAGGTTCTTAGAAAGATAGAGGAAGACTTAGCAAAGGTTCCTCAGGAGGTAGGATGA